From a single Populus trichocarpa isolate Nisqually-1 chromosome 17, P.trichocarpa_v4.1, whole genome shotgun sequence genomic region:
- the LOC18106770 gene encoding putative F-box/kelch-repeat protein At1g12170 — protein MLKGKAIKIEDPLPEDLITEILSWLPVKALLQFKCVCKSWYAIITSQAFISKHLNNYYDNYNDIDTFLAQYFVTKLGELALYEFLVDETSTILSYEELRDRPIYNSFICGPCNGIFYLDRYSYRDHRALWNPATNELKTLPPLIRKPNLPSLSFYAGVKEVFGFGFDRVTKDYKVIVIKSWSKTNSKIRYPLSVFVYSLSTDSWRYWGDLPQNYKLLSNNKCYICLNGVFYWLGSDYSGGKTYDEAIISFDMATDLIQDMQLPDYDKPARETVLSVYHDSLALLTVHDIKHFLEIWTLKEGCWTKQFTVGTSSYGRISPIAHWKNSKFIFECGPCKELTLFDIITQEITYLGYIKDIHSCEGIFVYRGSLVSFKDRNEHWEAEALAQ, from the coding sequence ATGTTGAAAGGAAAGGCAATCAAGATCGAAGATCCATTACCTGAAGATTTGATAACTGAGATTCTATCATGGCTGCCGGTGAAAGCTCTACTGCAATTCAAGTGCGTTTGCAAGTCATGGTATGCGATCATTACAAGCCAAGCTTTCATATCCAAGCATCTTAATAATTACTATGACAACTATAACGATATTGATACTTTCCTTGCTCAGTATTTCGTAACGAAATTAGGAGAACTTGCGTTGTATGAATTCTTGGTAGATGAAACATCTACAATTTTATCATACGAAGAACTGCGTGATAGGCCCATATATAATTCCTTTATCTGTGGTCCTTGCAATGGGATATTCTACCTGGACCGTTATTCTTATAGGGATCATCGTGCTCTATGGAACCCTGCAACCAATGAACTGAAAACATTACCTCCACTAATAAGGAAACCCAATCTCCCATCCCTTAGCTTTTATGCTGGTGTCAAGGAagtttttggttttggatttgatAGAGTAACTAAAGATTACAAGGTGATTGTTATTAAAAGTTGgagcaaaacaaatagcaaaatTCGTTATCCTTTATCAGTCTTTGTGTACTCATTAAGTACTGATTCTTGGAGATATTGGGGAGATTTGCCACAAAATTACAAGTTATTGAGCAACAATAAATGTTACATTTGTTTGAATGGAGTTTTTTACTGGTTGGGATCAGATTATTCTGGTGGGAAAACTTATGACGAagccattatttcttttgatatGGCTACTGATTTGATCCAAGATATGCAGCTACCAGACTATGACAAGCCAGCCAGGGAAACTGTTCTTTCAGTATACCATGACTCCCTTGCTTTGCTTACTGTTCATGATATCAAGCATTTTCTTGAGATATGGACATTGAAGGAGGGATGTTGGACAAAACAATTCACTGTTGGGACTAGTTCATATGGACGGATTTCACCAATTGCGCATTGGAAGAATAGTAAGTTTATCTTTGAATGTGGCCCTTGTAAGGAACTAACCTTATTTGACATTATTACCCAAGAAATAACCTATCTTggatatataaaagatattcaTTCGTGCGAAGGAATTTTCGTTTATCGGGGGAGCCTGGTCTCATTCAAGGATAGAAATGAACACTGGGAAGCTGAAGCGCTAGCACAATAG
- the LOC18106405 gene encoding early nodulin-like protein 2 has protein sequence MGSKRFSGSLFVMLVLGFLLGVSRGYKFYVGGKDGWATNPSERYSHWAERNRFQVNDTLFFKYKKGSDSVLIVSKDDYNSCNTKNPIKSLTDGDSTFIFDRSGPFFFISGNADDCNKGKKLIIVVMAVRPKPLPPTPYSPITPASSPQPTSSPPAVSPDARSPSDSAGPAQAPSTNSKSGSSGLTAGSLSVGLVLGASIGVSFILGGFLRVV, from the exons ATGGGGTCTAAGAGATTTTCTGGTTCTTTGTTTGTGATGCTGGTCTTGGGGTTTCTTCTTGGGGTTTCTCGGGGTTATAAATTCTATGTTGGTGGTAAAGATGGTTGGGCTACAAACCCTTCTGAGAGATACAGTCACTGGGCTGAAAGAAACAGGTTTCAAGTCAATGATACTCTCT TTTTCAAGTACAAGAAAGGATCGGATTCAGTCTTGATAGTAAGCAAAGATGATTACAACTCATGCAACACCAAGAACCCTATAAAATCCTTAACAGATGGTGACTCAACTTTCATCTTTGATCGTTCTggtcctttcttttttattagtggCAATGCTGATGATTGCAATAAGGGTAAGAAACTGATAATCGTTGTCATGGCTGTGAGACCAAAACCCCTCCCTCCTACTCCTTATTCTCCCATAACACCAGCTTCTTCACCTCAACCTACTAGTTCTCCACCGGCTGTGTCTCCGGATGCTCGGAGTCCTTCGGATTCCGCTGGTCCTGCGCAGGCTCCATCGACTAATAGTAAATCGGGTTCGTCGGGTCTTACTGCTGGTTCATTGTCAGTTGGGTTGGTTTTGGGTGCTAGCATAGGGGTTAGCTTCATATTGGGTGGCTTTCTTAGGGTTGTTTAA
- the LOC18106768 gene encoding mannose/glucose-specific lectin translates to MASLERIISLGPWGGLGGDHWSYRASGGITEIVLRVEGNIKSISFKDASGLVSGTFGGRGNDPNDRGEQKKIEIQWPSEYLKSISGTYGSYKGLLVITSLSFITNLTTYGPFGTAPGETFSIPIADSAVVGFHGRCGYYLDALGIFVTPANSHGSISVGQWGGPGGDPFSFRVGSWIKEIIVHEGTNIKSLSFKDGNDQEYGKFGGNNANDTGEERRIEIDGLSEHLTSITGTYGNYAGIVVITSLSFITNLTTHGPFGTATGTSFSVPIEGSVVIGFHGRGGHYLDAIGIHVKPRDIEGTISIGPWGGQGGNPWSYMTNQGINQIVINVGSNIKSISFRDTTDLDSATFGGNNPNDIGERKTVLINWPSEHLISISGTYGNFSTLLTITSLSFTTNRATYGPFGTGSGTPFSIPINNNTVVGFHGRAGHYLDAIGIFVKPETTI, encoded by the exons ATG GCATCCTTGGAACGAATCATTTCATTGGGACCATGGGGAGGTTTAGGTGGAGACCACTGGAGTTACAGGGCAAGCGGTGGGATAACTGAGATAGTCCTCCGTGTAGAAGGAAATATCAAGTCCATTTCCTTCAAAGATGCCAGTGGCCTGGTTTCTGGGACATTCGGTGGCAGGGGCAACGACCCTAATGACAGGGGTGAACAGAAAAAG ATTGAGATCCAATGGCCTTCAGAGTATTTGAAATCTATAAGCGGAACTTATGGAAGCTACAAAGGACTATTAGTGATCACTTCCCTATCGTTCATTACAAATCTCACTACATATGGACCTTTTGGAACAGCTCCTGGTGAAACTTTCTCTATCCCGATAGCAGATAGCGCCGTGGTTGGCTTCCATGGGAGATGTGGTTACTACCTTGATGCACTTGGTATTTTTGTGACACCG GCAAATTCACATGGAAGCATTTCAGTTGGGCAATGGGGTGGTCCAGGTGGAGATCCTTTTAGTTTTAGGGTGGGAAGCTGGATAAAAGAGATAATTGTTCATGAAGGAACCAATATCAAGTCCCTCTCTTTCAAAGACGGCAATGACCAAGAGTACGGAAAATTTGGCGGCAATAATGCTAATGACACTGgtgaagaaagaaga ATCGAGATCGACGGGCTTTCAGAGCATCTAACATCCATAACTGGGACATATGGAAATTATGCTGGAATTGTGGTGATCACATCACTATCATTCATAACTAATCTCACTACACATGGACCTTTCGGAACTGCTACCGGCACTTCTTTCTCCGTACCAATTGAAGGTTCTGTCGTGATTGGATTTCATGGAAGAGGCGGCCACTACCTTGATGCAATTGGCATCCATGTGAAAcct AGGGACATAGAAGGAACTATCTCAATAGGTCCATGGGGAGGCCAAGGTGGGAATCCATGGAGTTACATGACAAATCAAGGTATAAACCAGATAGTCATCAATGTAGGATCAAACATTAAGTCTATATCTTTCCGGGACACAACTGACTTGGATTCTGCAACATTCGGAGGCAACAACCCCAATGACATTGGTGAAAGGAAAACT GTTCTTATTAACTGGCCTTCTGAACACCTGATATCCATAAGTGGGACATATGGCAATTTCAGCACTTTATTAACGATCACATCGCTGTCATTCACTACAAATAGGGCTACTTATGGACCTTTTGGAACCGGTTCTGGCACTCCTTTCTCCATCCCGATAAATAATAATACGGTGGTTGGATTCCACGGAAGAGCTGGACACTACCTCGACGCCATTGGCATCTTTGTCAAACCAGAGACGACAATCTAA
- the LOC112324754 gene encoding wax ester synthase/diacylglycerol acyltransferase 4 isoform X1, whose product MEGEAQENKAMEFKEKEEEEVTEPVSPTGQYFNSSVLSICVLAVLESEVPIDDSLTMTLLKDVFLPINPRFSSIMVNDKNGEKQWKRVEVQLQNHVNIPIFPIGLSTTSYDNYFNDYISRTALKQFPQSQPLWEIHLVKYPTSKAAGNIIFKLHHALGDGFSLMGALLSCLQRADNPSLSLTFPSLQYPSNPDCSFSKLNITVPKCIGSIFNTISDFGWSLLKSSFVEDSRSPIRSGDEEVQFKPIVISTITFSLDHIKQIKSRLGVTINDVITGIIFYGTRLYMQNVDDKSTNAHSTALVLLNTRVISGYRSVKEMVKPDAESPWGNQFGFLHVSVPELTDSRFSKPLECVTIAQEIIQRKRSSLAVNLTGRLLEVLRKFRGPELDLKNNECVTLQATAKYIKQTLFNSSMTISNIIGPVDKMALANHPIKGFYFMVVGVPQSLTITMVSYAGKLKVAVGTEKGFMDSQKFKSCMETAFEMIFKSSCEIPSGII is encoded by the exons atggaAGGTGAAGCTCAAGAAAACAAAGCGATGGAGTTCAAGGagaaggaggaagaagaggtaACAGAGCCAGTGAGCCCAACTGGACAGTACTTCAACAGCTCAGTCCTTTCTATATGTGTTCTTGCTGTTTTGGAATCAGAAGTTCCAATTGATGACTCACTTACCATGACATTGCTCAAGGATGTGTTCCTTCCAATAAATCCTCGTTTCTCTTCAATCATG GTTAATGATAAAAATGGTGAAAAACAATGGAAGAGAGTTGAGGTGCAGCTCCAAAACCATGTTAACATTCCAATCTTTCCAATTGGGTTGTCAACAACTTCTTATGACAACTACTTCAATGACTACATATCAAGAACAGCACTGAAGCAATTTCCACAAAGCCAGCCTTTATGGGAAATTCATCTTGTGAAATATCCCACCAGCAAAGCAGCTGGAAATATCATTTTCAAGCTTCACCATGCACTTGGAGATGGCTTTTCTCTCATGGGAGCTCTTCTTTCTTGTCTACAAAGAGCCGAtaatccttctctttctttaacaTTTCCTTCACTTCAATATCCTTCAAATCCAGACTGCAGCTTTAGTAAGTTGAACATCACTGTACCGAAATGTATTGGTTCGATCTTTAACACTATTTCTGATTTCGGATGGAGCCTTCTGAAGAGTAGCTTTGTTGAAGATTCTCGCTCACCTATACGATCTGGGGATGAAGAAGTCCAGTTTAAGCCGATTGTGATTTCAACAATCACATTCTCTCTCGATCACATCAAACAAATTAAGTCCAGACTTGGAGTG ACGATAAACGATGTGATTACTGGCATAATTTTCTACGGAACACGATTATATATGCAAAATGTTGATGATAAATCAACCAATGCACATTCCACAGCTTTGGTGTTGCTTAATACTAGAGTCATTAGTGGGTACAGATCAGTAAAGGAAATGGTCAAGCCTGATGCTGAGTCACCATGGGGGAACCAGTTCGGATTCCTGCACGTTTCGGTGCCTGAATTAACTGATTCCAGGTTTTCTAAACCTCTTGAATGCGTCACAATAGCGCAGGAAATCATCCAGAGGAAGAGAAGTTCTCTTGCTGTTAACCTCACTGGTAGGCTCCTGGAGGTTCTGAGGAAGTTTAGAGGCCCTGAG CTTGATTTGAAGAACAATGAGTGTGTAACTTTGCAGGCAACGGCCAAGTACATCAAACAAACACTATTCAACTCAAGCATGACAATCTCAAATATCATTGGCCCTGTTGACAAAATGGCTTTGGCTAATCATCCAATTAAAGGCTTCTATTTTATGGTAGTTGGTGTGCCCCAG AGTCTTACCATAACAATGGTAAGTTATGCAGGAAAGCTAAAAGTAGC
- the LOC112324753 gene encoding disease resistance protein RPS6, which translates to MASSSSSSSSSSTSTINLPKKHHVFLSFRGEDTRVGFTSHLHAALERKNILTFIDNDLRRGEEISPSLVKAIEDSMLSVIIFSQNYASSKWCLDELLKILESRKVRGQIAIPVFYEVDPSDIRKQSGSFGDVFAQLVKRKALKMEEEQCFRAALNEAANISGHDSRKIESESKFIEVIVEDILNKLCKIFPVHPTNLVGIDEHVRKIESLLDMETQDVRIVGIWGMGGIGKTTIARAVYNKICTKFEGFSFMANVREELKRRTVFDLQRRFFSRILDQKIWETSPFIKDRLRRKKVLIVFDDVDSSMVLQELLLEQRDAFGPGSRILVTSRDQQVLNQEVDATYEVKALNHMDALQLFKSKAFKKTCPTIDHIYLLGRMVTYTKGNPLALVVLGSALCDKNKEDWYSASNGLGQIQNVEILNVLRVSFDGLNTEQRSIFLHIACFFKGINRLHFTRILENKCPAVHYYISVLIDKSLVLASDNILGMHDLLQEMAYSIVHEESEDPGERSRLFDPEDIYKVLKENKGTKRVKGICLDMSKSRKMRLKTDSFAGMNCLEFLIFYNPSYFEVEKNKVHLPYSGLEYLSNELRYFHWDGFPSKSLPQDFSAENLVQFDFSESKVEKLWSGKQNLLNLKGINLSSSRYLTELPDLSKANNLEYINLSGCESLKRVPSSFQHLEKLKRLDLTDCHNLITLPRKIDSKCLEQLFITGCSNIRNCPETYADIGYLDLSGTSVEKVPLSIKLRQISLIGCKNITKFPVISENIRVLLLDRTAIEEVPSSIEFLTKLVSLHMFDCKRLSKLPSSICKLKFLENFYLSGCSKLETFPEIKRPMKSLKTLYLGRTAIKKLPSSIRHQKSLIFLELDGASMKELLELPPSLCILSARDCESLETISSGTLSQSIRLNLANCFRFDQNAIMEDMQLKIQSGNIGDMFQILSPGSEIPHWFINRSWGSSVAIQLPSDCHKLKAIAFCLIVHHTVPLNDLLQEDKAINIKWQCHAKSNNCEHDDIIFKTECEIYNFQDSKMRDSDHMLLWHENWKEDSFSKYSDKEITFEFYPKAKAKSFDRNTSEMELREIEKHCKVKSCGVYHLFDENRHLFSISDEDLSDQEDDYYSLCSSSSSAEDSGDEIDHENGDLKSCKTSPATSFFSHRKGYLLLLCFLTFAYFFLSWTSQFCFAPQFIPPPPT; encoded by the exons ATggcgtcttcttcttcttcttcttcttcttcttctacatcAACCATCAACCTTCCAAAAAAACATCATGTCTTCCTTAGCTTTAGAGGGGAAGACACCCGTGTTGGTTTTACCAGCCACCTTCATGCAGCTTTGGAACGGAAAAACATCCTAACTTTCATAGATAATGACCTTAGGCGAGGAGAAGAAATTTCTCCATCACTTGTAAAAGCAATTGAAGACTCCATGCTCTCTGTGATCATTTTTTCCCAAAACTATGCATCTTCCAAATGGTGCTTAGATGAGCTATTGAAGATTCTTGAAAGCAGAAAAGTTAGAGGGCAGATTGCTATTCCAGTATTCTACGAGGTTGATCCTTCTGATATAAGAAAGCAAAGTGGAAGCTTTGGAGATGTATTTGCGCAACTTGTAAAGAGGAAAGCTTTGAAGATGGAGGAGGAGCAATGTTTCAGAGCTGCTTTGAACGAAGCTGCCAACATATCTGGCCATGACTCAAGGAAGATCGA GTCAGAGTCTAAATTTATCGAGGTAATTGTCGAAGATATTCTGAATAAATTGTGCAAAATCTTCCCCGTCCACCCCACGAATCTTGTTGGAATTGATGAACACGTAAGGAAAATTGAATCTTTGTTGGATATGGAGACGCAGGATGTTCGGATTGTAGGAATATGGGGAATGGGTGGTATAGGCAAAACAACTATCGCTCGAGCTGTGTATAACAAAATTTGCACCAAATTTGAAGGGTTTTCCTTTATGGCGAACGTCAGGGAAGAATTAAAAAGACGCACAGTGTTTGATTTGCAAAGAAGATTTTTCTCGCGAATACTTGACCAGAAAATTTGGGAGACGAGCCCTTTTATAAAAGATAGGCTTCGCCGAAAAAAGGTGCTCATTGTTTTTGATGATGTAGATAGTTCAATGGTCTTGCAAGAATTGCTACTCGAGCAACGTGATGCATTTGGTCCTGGAAGTAGAATTCTGGTAACAAGTAGGGATCAGCAAGTGCTAAACCAAGAGGTTGATGCAACATACGAGGTAAAGGCATTGAATCATATGGATGCTCTTCAGCTCTTTAAATCGAAAGCCTTCAAGAAAACCTGTCCCACAATTGATCATATATATTTGTTGGGCAGGATGGTGACCTATACAAAAGGCAATCCACTGGCTCTTGTAGTTTTGGGCTCAGCTCTCTGtgacaaaaacaaagaggattGGTACAGTGCATCGAATGGGTTAGGCCAGATTCAAAATGTTGAAATTCTAAATGTGTTGAGGGTCAGTTTTGATGGACTGAATACGGAGCAAAGAAGTATTTTTCTTCACATTGCATGTTTCTTCAAAGGAATCAACCGACTCCATTTTACAAGAATATTAGAGAATAAGTGTCCTGCTGTGCATTACTATATAAGTGTTCTAATTGATAAATCTCTCGTATTGGCTTCGGACAACATACTAGGGATGCATGATTTACTACAAGAAATGGCTTATAGTATTGTTCATGAAGAATCTGAGGATCCCGGTGAACGTAGCAGGCTGTTTGATCCTGAGGATATCTATAAAGTATTGAAGGAAAACAAG gGGACAAAAAGAGTTAAAGGCATATGCCTTGACATGTCCAAATCAAGGAAAATGAGGTTGAAAACTGATTCCTTTGCAGGGATGAACTGTCTTGAATTTCTCATATTCTATAATCCCTCTTACTTCGAGGTCGAAAAAAACAAAGTGCACCTTCCTTACTCTGGCCTTGAATATCTTTCCAATGAGCTTAGATATTTCCACTGGGATGGATTCCCTTCCAAATCTTTGCCACAGGATTTTAGTGCTGAAAACCTCGTCCAGTTTGATTTTTCTGAGAGCAAGGTAGAGAAACTTTGGAGTGGAAAACAG AATCTTCTGAATTTAAAAGGAATCAACCTCAGTTCCTCTCGTTATTTGACTGAATTGCCAGATTTATCAAAAGCTAACAATTTAGAGTATATAAATCTTAGTGGTTGTGAAAGTTTAAAAAGGGTTCCATCGTCCTTTCAACATCTGGAGAAACTGAAACGCCTTGATCTTACCGACTGCCATAATCTAATAACTCTTCCTAGAAAGATTGATTCAAAATGTCTCGAACAACTTTTTATAACAGGTTGCTCAAATATCAGGAATTGTCCAGAGACTTATGCGGATATAGGATATTTAGACTTAAGTGGGACTTCTGTAGAAAAGGTGCCCTTGTCAATCAAGTTGAGACAAATTTCTCTGATTggttgcaaaaatattactaagTTTCCAGTGATTTCAGAAAATATAAGAGTGTTGCTTTTGGATCGAACTGCTATAGAAGAGGTGCCTTCATCAATTGAGTTTCTTACGAAACTTGTGTCTTTACATATGTTCGACTGTAAAAGGCTATCTAAACTCCCAAGCAGCATCTGTAAAttgaaatttcttgaaaatttctATTTATCTGGTTGCTCAAAACTTGAGACCTTCCCAGAAATCAAGAGGCCTATGAAATCTTTGAAAACACTTTACTTGGGTAGAACAGCAATTAAGAAGCTACCATCATCAATTAGGCATCAGaaatctttgatatttcttGAGTTAGATGGAGCATCTATGAAAGAGCTACTGGAGCTTCCACCTTCATTGTGTATTTTATCAGCAAGGGATTGTGAATCATTAGAAACCATATCAAGCGGCACTTTAAGCCAATCGATACGTTTGAATCTTGCAAATTGCTTCAGATTTGATCAGAATGCAATAATGGAAGACATGCAATTGAAAATTCAG TCTGGAAATATTGGAGACATGTTTCAGATTCTTTCACCAGGAAGTGAAATTCCACATTGGTTCATTAATCGAAGTTGGGGATCTTCAGTTGCCATTCAGTTGCCCTCAGACTGTCATAAGCTCAAGGCAATTGCTTTCTGCCTGATTGTTCACCATACAGTTCCATTAAATGATTTGCTTCAGGAAGATAAAGCCATAAACATTAAATGGCAATGCCATGCCAAAAGTAATAATTGTGAACATGATGATATCATTTTCAAGACAGAATGTGAGATATATAACTTCCAGGATTCAAAGATGCGTGACTCGGATCACATGTTATTGTGGCACGAGAACTGGAAAGAAGATTCTTTCAGTAAATACTCTGACAAAGAAATTACATTTGAATTCTACCCGAAAGCAAAAGCGAAATCTTTCGATCGGAACACTTCAGAGATGGAGTTGCGTGAGATTGAAAAGCATTGCAAGGTGAAAAGCTGTGGGGTCTATCATCTATTTGATGAGAATCGACATCTATTCAGCATTTCTGATGAGGATTTGAGTGACCAAGAAGATGATTACTATTCTCTTTGTTCCAGCAGTTCTTCTGCTGAGGATTCAGGTgatgaaattgatcatgaaaatGGTGATTTAAAATCCTGCAAGACTAGCCCAGCAACGTCTTTTTTCTCCCACCGAAAGGGTTATCTCCTTCTTCTATGCTTCTTGACATTTGCTTATTTCTTTCTCTCATGGACATCCCAATTTTGTTTTGCACCTCAATTCATTC CTCCACCACCAACTTGA
- the LOC112324754 gene encoding wax ester synthase/diacylglycerol acyltransferase 4 isoform X2, with protein sequence MEGEAQENKAMEFKEKEEEEVTEPVSPTGQYFNSSVLSICVLAVLESEVPIDDSLTMTLLKDVFLPINPRFSSIMVNDKNGEKQWKRVEVQLQNHVNIPIFPIGLSTTSYDNYFNDYISRTALKQFPQSQPLWEIHLVKYPTSKAAGNIIFKLHHALGDGFSLMGALLSCLQRADNPSLSLTFPSLQYPSNPDCSFSKLNITVPKCIGSIFNTISDFGWSLLKSSFVEDSRSPIRSGDEEVQFKPIVISTITFSLDHIKQIKSRLGVTINDVITGIIFYGTRLYMQNVDDKSTNAHSTALVLLNTRVISGYRSVKEMVKPDAESPWGNQFGFLHVSVPELTDSRFSKPLECVTIAQEIIQRKRSSLAVNLTGRLLEVLRKFRGPEATAKYIKQTLFNSSMTISNIIGPVDKMALANHPIKGFYFMVVGVPQSLTITMVSYAGKLKVAVGTEKGFMDSQKFKSCMETAFEMIFKSSCEIPSGII encoded by the exons atggaAGGTGAAGCTCAAGAAAACAAAGCGATGGAGTTCAAGGagaaggaggaagaagaggtaACAGAGCCAGTGAGCCCAACTGGACAGTACTTCAACAGCTCAGTCCTTTCTATATGTGTTCTTGCTGTTTTGGAATCAGAAGTTCCAATTGATGACTCACTTACCATGACATTGCTCAAGGATGTGTTCCTTCCAATAAATCCTCGTTTCTCTTCAATCATG GTTAATGATAAAAATGGTGAAAAACAATGGAAGAGAGTTGAGGTGCAGCTCCAAAACCATGTTAACATTCCAATCTTTCCAATTGGGTTGTCAACAACTTCTTATGACAACTACTTCAATGACTACATATCAAGAACAGCACTGAAGCAATTTCCACAAAGCCAGCCTTTATGGGAAATTCATCTTGTGAAATATCCCACCAGCAAAGCAGCTGGAAATATCATTTTCAAGCTTCACCATGCACTTGGAGATGGCTTTTCTCTCATGGGAGCTCTTCTTTCTTGTCTACAAAGAGCCGAtaatccttctctttctttaacaTTTCCTTCACTTCAATATCCTTCAAATCCAGACTGCAGCTTTAGTAAGTTGAACATCACTGTACCGAAATGTATTGGTTCGATCTTTAACACTATTTCTGATTTCGGATGGAGCCTTCTGAAGAGTAGCTTTGTTGAAGATTCTCGCTCACCTATACGATCTGGGGATGAAGAAGTCCAGTTTAAGCCGATTGTGATTTCAACAATCACATTCTCTCTCGATCACATCAAACAAATTAAGTCCAGACTTGGAGTG ACGATAAACGATGTGATTACTGGCATAATTTTCTACGGAACACGATTATATATGCAAAATGTTGATGATAAATCAACCAATGCACATTCCACAGCTTTGGTGTTGCTTAATACTAGAGTCATTAGTGGGTACAGATCAGTAAAGGAAATGGTCAAGCCTGATGCTGAGTCACCATGGGGGAACCAGTTCGGATTCCTGCACGTTTCGGTGCCTGAATTAACTGATTCCAGGTTTTCTAAACCTCTTGAATGCGTCACAATAGCGCAGGAAATCATCCAGAGGAAGAGAAGTTCTCTTGCTGTTAACCTCACTGGTAGGCTCCTGGAGGTTCTGAGGAAGTTTAGAGGCCCTGAG GCAACGGCCAAGTACATCAAACAAACACTATTCAACTCAAGCATGACAATCTCAAATATCATTGGCCCTGTTGACAAAATGGCTTTGGCTAATCATCCAATTAAAGGCTTCTATTTTATGGTAGTTGGTGTGCCCCAG AGTCTTACCATAACAATGGTAAGTTATGCAGGAAAGCTAAAAGTAGC
- the LOC18106409 gene encoding protein synthesis inhibitor II, giving the protein MPVEFEIEINVQTSTRGGYRDFIEKLRDRLGVRFSHNRPALAVQEEPPTRFFDLVIRTNDHSVRFRLRMDNLYLIGYQMQNGQWLEFNNETGVHLIREQGTEFLGFNGSYNMLSNVAGLSMEEVRVGFYNLGYGINQLATSTTWKIRARYLIGVIMMICESTRLIPISDYMATNFDNSHGTSSDDYNSYDNRNREGQIQPWITTLVRAWDAFSAALLRADAYPDESFQLRRNVVRLPPDNREIRTISQAAAILGILLGLCFRNSGQRRFPRMTFDEGQCFLGLPLVEVFSVSIDNIDGEDPGQLYGTITVDDGLNIEYIYNRTSSNPESIKPGQNASLTGPSQSIIAIGNFTIKLLLTDMLVNSGSPMRGPGVY; this is encoded by the coding sequence ATGCCGGTGGAGTTTGAGATCGAGATCAATGTTCAAACCAGCACCAGGGGAGGTTATCGAGATTTCATTGAGAAACTGCGTGATCGATTGGGCGTGAGATTTTCCCACAATCGTCCTGCACTTGCTGTTCAAGAGGAGCCACCCACTCGATTCTTCGATTTGGTAATACGAACCAACGATCACTCTGTGAGGTTCAGGTTGCGAATGGATAACCTGTACTTGATTGGCTACCAGATGCAGAACGGGCAGTGGTTGGAGTTCAACAACGAAACCGGTGTGCATCTAATTCGAGAACAAGGAACCGAATTCCTAGGCTTCAATGGTAGCTACAATATGTTATCAAATGTTGCTGGCCTGAGTATGGAGGAAGTAAGAGTTGGCTTCTACAACCTAGGGTACGGTATAAATCAGCTTGCTACATCGACAACTTGGAAGATTAGGGCACGTTATCTGATTGGTGTGATTATGATGATCTGCGAATCAACCAGACTAATTCCTATATCCGACTATATGGCTACCAATTTTGACAACTCGCATGGCACTAGCTCTGATGATTACAATAGTTATGACAATCGTAACCGAGAAGGCCAGATCCAACCTTGGATTACTACCTTAGTTCGTGCTTGGGACGCTTTCTCTGCAGCTTTGTTGCGTGCTGATGCTTACCCAGATGAATCGTTTCAACTTCGAAGAAATGTCGTGCGGCTTCCACCAGATAACAGGGAAATAAGAACTATTTCCCAAGCTGCAGCAATACTTGGCATCTTGTTGGGACTTTGCTTCAGGAACAGTGGACAAAGAAGGTTCCCACGCATGACCTTTGATGAAGGACAATGCTTTTTGGGCCTACCACTTGTGGAAGTGTTCTCGGTGAGCATTGATAACATAGATGGAGAGGATCCCGGACAACTATATGGCACAATCACAGTCGACGATGGACTAAATATAGAGTACATCTACAACCGCACAAGCAGCAACCCAGAATCCATCAAGCCAGGTCAAAATGCTTCGCTAACTGGACCATCTCAATCCATCATTGCCATCGGGAACTTTACCATCAAATTGCTTCTCACTGATATGTTGGTGAATTCCGGCTctcccatgcgcggaccgggggtgtactga